The nucleotide window AGACCTGCTTCGCTCATTGTGAAAACGGCGACACCGTTGTCATACTTGGCGTTGGCCGATACACCGGATTTGAGCGCTACCGCCGAAGCCTGTGCTGCAAAGGCGAAGTTGCCGGACTTGAAGTGATCCACGGCGGCCTTCGTTTCAAAGAAGATGAGCTCGGTATATCCCTGGCCTCCCAAGGCAAAGCCTATGCTGACTTGCGTCAGGTCGCAGTAGCCGACTAATTTTCCTCCTTCATACAGTTCACCTTTGCCATACGCCCCGCCGATGCCAACGGCGCCTTTCCCGACCGTGGGGAAGATCGCGTAACCGGCAGCCTCGTCGAAGAACTTTTTCAGCCCTGGATCTTCCTTTTTGGCGAGATCAATAGCAACCCGAACTTTGCCGCTCAGTGCAGATTTTCCTTCATCGGTCCTCGGCGCGGTAGCACAGCCCGTCAGGAGGAGGGCTCCAATGGCCATGCACATAAATGGGAATACGATAGTTTTCATAAAAGACTCCTTTCAATTTTCATGTCTAATCACGATAAAGTCACCCAACTCTTCGTCCGCTGATGATTCTAATCAGAAGAACTACAACGGCAATCAACAGGAGGGTGTGAATCAGCTCCACTGTTTTTAATTTATGAGTCACCATTTTTTATTCGGTATCTTACTTCTTACTTTCAATAAGTGCGGGAACCAAAACAATAACCGCTGAAACAGCAACCGCGACATAAATGAGACGAGCAAAAAGTGACATTTCACCGAATATCGTTGCGACAAGGTTAAACTTAAACAGACCAATAAGCCCCCAATTCAGACCTCCGACAGTAAGCAATACCAGAGCTACCCATAGACGTGTATTTAATTCCAACATTTTTCGAATCTCCAAAATAATTAATTAAAATTGAATCCTGTTTCTACCGGCGTTTTTAGCACTCCGGTTTACTTTACCTAATAATAACATAAATCAAAACTCCATGAATCGGGGGCGCATCCGTTTTTATTGTAGGTGAAACTCCTCTTTCTTTTGTGAGAGAAGACCCTGACAGAAAGGACCGTAAGATGAGTATATTAAAGGTCGAACAATAACTGACCTTGATAGATCGCAATCATGCTCGCGTTATGTTTTCGATGTGCTGTTTACCCATTGAATGGCATACCGGAGCAGTTCATCCGCGTCGGCGAGGTTCAGTTTTTCCTTAATGCGTGCGCGATACGTCTCGACGGTCTTTACGCTGAGATGCATAGACTGAGCTATCTTGGAGGGTTTGTAACCCTGGCCAATCAAGCGAAAAATCTCAAGCTCCCGGTCGCTAAGACTATCTATCGGAGTGCTATTCGTATCTACCTTGCTTCCAGCCAGTTTATGCAGAAATTTCTTTCCCATTTTATTGCTGACATATATCTCACCGCCGAGAACCGTACGAATCGCGGTTACAATGTTCTCGGAGGCGACCTCCTTCATTATATAGGCCTGGGCACCTGCGCGAAGGGCTCGTTCGGCATATGTTAATTCGTCATGAATGGAAAGCACAATCACCGGCAAGGTTGGATATCGCGCGTTAAGATTTTTGGTTAATTCAATACCGTCTGAGTTTTTCAGGCTTATATCTGTAATAACCACATCCGGCTTGAGCTCAGATATCGCCTTGAAGGCCTCCCGCGCTTCATCGGCTTGACCGCACACCTCGAAATCCTTCTCGTGATTAATGATCGTTGTGAGGCCGTCACGCACGATAGGATGATCATCAACGATAAAAATCTTTTTCTTGTCCTCGAAGGTTGTACTTTGCCGCTGTTTCCGCGTCATAGTCTTCGTTGCCCTTTCTGGGAACTAATCCATATTTGGAAACGTACACGTAACGATCGTGCCGCCTTCGCGCCCTCTGCCAACATCGAGCATGCCATCCATCAGCTTTGCGCGGTATTTCATTATTCTCAAGCCAATTCCCTTTTTCTTAGAAAGAATTCTTGGGAAATCCTTTCCATCATTTTCCACTTTCAGGGTAGTTTTATCCCTGGCCGAGGTCAATTCGATACTGATCTTCTTTGCTTTGCCATGTCTGGCTGCGTTGGTGACGGCTTCCTGAGCAATGCGGAAAAGGTGCCGTGCTGTCACAGGATCTCGAATCGGAACCACATTATTGCACTTGAATCGACATGAGATTTTCAAGAGATCCTTCGTACTGGAAGCCAGGCCCTGCAAGGCCGACACAAGGCCACCGGCTTCGACATCGACCGGGTAAAGCATTCTCGCAAGGTGGCGCGTTTGCGCTACAGCCTCACTGGCCAACTTGCATATCTCTGCCGCATCGGCTGACTCATGCAACGACCTGTTCTTAAGCTTCAGCTCCAAGCCCTTGCTCTTAACGGCAATGCCCGTAAGTATTTGGCCCATACTGTCGTGTATCTCTTGGCTGATCAGCTTTTGTTCTTCTTCCCTTACTTCTAATAACTCTCTTTCCAGCCGCTTGCGTTCCGTAATATCGCGCTCCGTTGTCGCAACGGCGGCCAGGTTGCCTGCGTCATCGGTCAGTTTCGTGACGTTGATCCAGACATCTATAAGCCGGCCGTCTTTCGTTAGACGCTGCGCTTCAAAAGACCGGACTTTTTCTCCTTTTTCTAGCCTTTTCAACAATGCAAAAACATCGTTCCGTCCATTCTTGGGAGTCATTTGGCGGACATTCATCTTGAGAGCTTCGGTTTTCGTGTAACCGTATATCTGTTTTGCCCCGAGGTTCCAGAACTTGATATTGCCTTGAAAATCCTGTACCGTTATGGCATCGTTGGAATCATGTACGACGGCAGCCAATAAGTGGTGCTCGTCTATCCACGACTCCTGTCTGGCATTGTTTTTTCCGGCAGACATTTCTCTAATCCCCTGCGTTAAATCCAGATACCTAAATTTCATATAAGTCTATAAAAAGACCAACCGGGTCGTCAATTCAAAATATGAATTTCTTCCTATACCGTCCAAGCAACATCGCATGCCCCTGAAGGCGATACGATAAACGACCAGGGATAGTTGACACAAGCCGGGGAACACTTGGGCGTTTGATTATTGGTCTTTAACGGCAGCACTGTAGGGGCTTTCACCTACATAAATATCAGCGTT belongs to Deltaproteobacteria bacterium and includes:
- a CDS encoding DUF378 domain-containing protein; the protein is MLELNTRLWVALVLLTVGGLNWGLIGLFKFNLVATIFGEMSLFARLIYVAVAVSAVIVLVPALIESKK
- a CDS encoding response regulator transcription factor produces the protein MTRKQRQSTTFEDKKKIFIVDDHPIVRDGLTTIINHEKDFEVCGQADEAREAFKAISELKPDVVITDISLKNSDGIELTKNLNARYPTLPVIVLSIHDELTYAERALRAGAQAYIMKEVASENIVTAIRTVLGGEIYVSNKMGKKFLHKLAGSKVDTNSTPIDSLSDRELEIFRLIGQGYKPSKIAQSMHLSVKTVETYRARIKEKLNLADADELLRYAIQWVNSTSKT
- a CDS encoding PAS domain S-box protein; amino-acid sequence: MSAGKNNARQESWIDEHHLLAAVVHDSNDAITVQDFQGNIKFWNLGAKQIYGYTKTEALKMNVRQMTPKNGRNDVFALLKRLEKGEKVRSFEAQRLTKDGRLIDVWINVTKLTDDAGNLAAVATTERDITERKRLERELLEVREEEQKLISQEIHDSMGQILTGIAVKSKGLELKLKNRSLHESADAAEICKLASEAVAQTRHLARMLYPVDVEAGGLVSALQGLASSTKDLLKISCRFKCNNVVPIRDPVTARHLFRIAQEAVTNAARHGKAKKISIELTSARDKTTLKVENDGKDFPRILSKKKGIGLRIMKYRAKLMDGMLDVGRGREGGTIVTCTFPNMD